A stretch of the Zeugodacus cucurbitae isolate PBARC_wt_2022May chromosome 6, idZeuCucr1.2, whole genome shotgun sequence genome encodes the following:
- the LOC105218861 gene encoding heat shock 70 kDa protein cognate 5 — protein MLRIPKFVPRLIGQRLAASDYGKILSKNTLVVDNGVGTQLRHKSGEVKGAVIGIDLGTTNSCVAVMEGKQAKVIENAEGARTTPSHVAFTKDGERLVGMPAKRQAVTNSANTFYATKRLIGRRFDDSEIKKDLKNLSYKVVKASNGDAWVSSTDGKVYSPSQIGAFILMKMKETAEAYLNTPVKNAVVTVPAYFNDSQRQATKDAGQIAGLNVLRVINEPTAAALAYGMDKTDDKIIAVYDLGGGTFDISILEIQKGVFEVKSTNGDTLLGGEDFDNTIVNYLVTEFKKDTGIDITKDNIAMQRLKEAAEKAKCELSSSQQTDINLPYLTMDASGPQHMNLKMTRAKLESLVGDLIKRTIQPCQKALSDAEVSKTEIGEVLLVGGMTRMPKVQQTVQDLFGRQPSRAVNPDEAVAVGAAVQGGVLAGDVTDVLLLDVTPLSLGIETLGGVFTRLISRNTTIPTKKSQVFSTAADGQTQVEIKVHQGEREMAADNKMLGSFTLVGIPPAPRGVPQIEVVFDIDANGIVHVSAKDKGTGKEQQIVIQSGGGLSKDEIENMIKKAEEYAATDKKKRELIELVNQGESIVHDTETKMEEFKSQLPAEECEKLKKEIADLRTLLANKDTAEPEEVRKATSQLQQSSLKLFEMAYKKMSAERESSAGSGSSSSEQTSSEEKKEGKN, from the exons ATGTTGAGAATACCAAAGTTCGTGCCACGATTGATTGGGCAGCGTTTAGCAGCTTCTGATTATGGAAAAATCTTATCTAAG AACACTCTGGTTGTAGATAATGGAGTCGGTACCCAACTTCGCCATAA ATCTGGCGAAGTTAAAGGAGCGGTCATTGGTATAGATTTGGGTACTACAAATTCTTGCGTGGCTGTAATGGAAGGTAAACAAGCCAAAGTCATTGAAAATGCAGAAGGTGCACGTACTACACCATCTCATGTTGCCTTCACCAAAGACGGTGAACGTTTAGTTGGAATGCCAGCAAAGCGCCAGGCTGTAACGAATTCCGCGAACACCTTTTATGCAACTAAGCGTTTAATTGGTCGTCGTTTTGATGATTCTGAAATTAAGaaagatttgaaaaatttatcgtACAAAGTGGTTAAGGCATCGAACGGCGACGCTTGGGTTTCATCAACCGATGGCAAAGTATACTCTCCTTCGCAAATTGGTGCTTTTattttgatgaaaatgaaagaaactgCCGAAGCGTATCTCAATACACCTGTTAAAAATGCTGTCGTAACTGTACCTGCCTACTTCAACGATTCACAACGTCAAGCCACTAAAGACGCTGGTCAAATTGCTGGTCTAAATGTGTTGCGTGTTATTAACGAACCTACCGCTGCGGCCCTAGCCTATGGAATGGACAAGACAGATGAcaaaat TATTGCAGTTTATGATTTAGGTGGTGGTACTTTCGATATATCGATTTTGGAGATTCAAAAGGGTGTATTCGAAGTTAAGTCAACAAACGGTGATACACTTCTTGGCGGTGAAGACTTCGATAATACAATTGTTAACTACTTGGTTACTGAATTTAAAAAGGATACAGGTATCGATATTACCAAGGATAATATCGCTATGCAACGTTTAAAGGAAGCTGCTGAGAAGGCTAAATGTGAGTTATCCTCATCACAACAGACGGATATTAATTTGCCATACTTAACCATGGATGCTTCCGGTCCACAAcatatgaatttgaaaatgaCTCGTGCCAAGCTTGAAAGCCTTGTTGGTGATCTAATTAAGCGTACAATTCAGCCCTGCCAAAAGGCACTTTCCGATGCTGAAGTATCCAAGACAGAAATCGGTGAAGTTCTCTTGGTCGGTGGTATGACGAGAATGCCTAAGGTTCAGCAAACAGTACAAGACCTGTTCGGTAGACAACCATCGCGTGCTGTCAATCCCGATGAGGCTGTAGCTGTCGGCGCAGCAGTACAAGGTGGAGTACTCGCTGGCGATGTTACCGACGTCTTATTGCTCGACGTCACACCATTGTCTCTGGGTATTGAAACATTAGGCGGAGTATTCACCAGACTTATTTCTCGCAATACAACCATCCCCACTAAGAAATCGCAGGTATTCTCCACGGCTGCAGACGGTCAAACTCAAGTGGAAATCAAAGTGCATCAAGGCGAGCGCGAAATGGCCGCTGATAACAAAATGCTAGGTTCGTTCACATTGGTAGGCATTCCACCAGCACCACGTGGTGTTCCCCAAATCGAAGTTGTGTTCGACATTGACGCTAACGGTATTGTTCACGTATCTGCCAAAGACAAGGGTACCGGAAAGGAACAACAAATCGTTATCCAATCCGGCGGTGGTTTGAGCAAGGACGAAATTGAAAACATGATTAAAAAAGCTGAGGAATACGCTGCTACTGACAAAAAGAAACGTGAGCTAATTGAATTAGTAAACCAAGGTGAGAGTATTGTTCATGACACCGAAACCAAAATGGAAGAATTCAAGAGCCAGTTGCCAGCTGAAGAA TGTGAGAAGCTTAAGAAGGAAATCGCCGATTTGCGTACGCTTTTGGCAAATAAGGATACAGCTGAACCCGAGGAAGTACGAAAAGCCACCAGTCAATTGCAGCAATCATCTCTGAAACTGTTTGAAATGGCTTACAAAAAG atgtcAGCGGAACGCGAAAGTAGCGCTGGTAGCGGAAGCAGCAGTTCTGAACAAACCTCTTCCGAAGAGAAAAAGGAAGGAAAGAATTAG
- the LOC105218858 gene encoding proteoglycan 4, producing the protein MQYTTSSENYSSSVRGDSPSKWGNKEDKSYVYKKSSYQYSNSGNKNIASMNKSLDTNIDQLDALLEDLKHERQITKDKDILSTSANYRTIEREREREHLEPSDSVTKTVRVMKTSQRSVPHPLQDELDGFSTSEYSTLKSNGYPSIQRDYQSNELYGSNNVYGSKNKIYESNRNIDSSDLIPAATTTTTTTTQLEKDLQNLPLTEDILPLPGTKVTTTVRTYTYEVPATGTLSRGTPLTSSTRFNTIQRNAVNSSTLQSSPTPSNVAPVMPQTVVYNTESYSTTNRTNDHPITTNHLYEVREHRETNTLKNNLPLQQPRSPQPSGSNKTIIYKVNTTENIHTGPEFKSYPQRSPEYTLHQEPPQTGPYDQPNDAYTPAPTTTKYIYKESSNVVNTIHGSPVGPPDTQPRYLPPAHPQHKSPPAGYVPSGNGYPPHGSPNTSHVTYKYSSSSTTNTRQGPDSPYGKPSPTIQPAPFPVDGVEYPANANPPQRVDELMQSFGQVDSVDRADLSTPRKREIETAVATPSQHVPTINKAGKEVYYPPGHEMMLTKREEMAAGSAAGGRWAKGSGRYEYESGYKSKTKTKQGGAVVPICLPLCCAMPCSIM; encoded by the exons ATGCAGTACACGACGAGCTCAGAAAATTACTCCTCATCAGTAAGGGGTGATTCGCCTTCAAAATGGGGTAACAAG GAAGATAAAAGTTATGTGTATAAGAAGTCATCCTATCAATATTCCAATTCCGGCAATAAAAACATAGCAAGCATGAATAAGTCCCTGGATACAAATATTGATCAATTGGATGCTTTATTGGAAGACTTGAAACATGAGCGTCAAATAACAAAAGATAAAG atattttatcaaCTTCAGCAAATTATAGGACAAT TGAACGTGAACGAGAGCGAGAACATCTTGAGCCTAGTGATTCTGTTACGAAAACAGTGCGAGTGATGAAAACATCACAACGGTCAGTACCACATCCTTTGCAGGACGAACTCGATGGCTTTTCGACATCAGAGTACAGCACTCTAAAGTCGAATGGTTATCCTAGCATTCAACGTGACTATCAATCAAATGAACTCTATGGATCTA ATAACGTCTatggaagcaaaaacaaaatatatgagagcAATCGCAATATTGACAGTTCGGACTTGATTCCTGCCGCtaccacaactacaacaactacgaCTCAATTGGAGAAAGATCTTCAGAATTTGCCGCTGACTGAAGATATTTTGCCACTACCTGGTACCAAAGTTACCACTACAGTTCGTACCTATACTTACGAGGTACCAGCGACCGGTACGCTTAGTCGAGGCACTCCGTTAACTTCAAGCACTCGTTTCAATACAATTCAACGTAATGCAGTCAATAGCTCCACACTACAGTCTAGTCCTACCCCATCTAACGTAGCTCCAGTGATGCCACAAACAGTTGTTTATAATACGGAAAGCTATTCCACTACTAATAGGACAAATGATCATCCGATAACAACAAATCACTTGTATGAAGTGCGAGAGCATCGCGAAACTAACACTCTGAAAAACAATTTACCGCTACAACAACCACGTAGCCCTCAGCCAAGTGGCAGcaataaaactattatttataaAGTGAACACAACTGAAAATATTCATACCGGACCGGAGTTTAAAAGCTATCCTCAACGGTCTCCCGAGTATACCTTACACCAAGAACCACCACAAACTGGACCATATGACCAACCAAATGATGCTTATACTCCTGCCCCAACaaccacaaaatatatttataaagaatcCTCGAATGTGGTGAACACTATCCATGGCTCACCAGTTGGTCCGCCAGATACACAGCCAAGATATTTACCACCAGCACACCCTCAACACAAATCACCACCAGCAGGATATGTACCCAGCGGTAATGGCTATCCGCCACACGGGTCTCCAAACACTTCTCATgtaacatataaatattcatcTTCATCTACCACAAATACTCGCCAAGGTCCAGATAGTCCGTACGGCAAGCCATCGCCAACCATCCAACCAGCACCATTTCCCGTGGATGGAGTTGAGTATCCAGCTAATGCTAACCCACCGCAAAGAGTTGACGAACTCATGCAGTCATTTGGGCAA GTTGATTCCGTAGACAGAGCTGACCTTTCTACTCCACGGAAACGAGAAATAGAAACTGCTGTAGCTACGCCAAGTCAACATGTTCCAACAATAAATAAGGCAGGAAAGGAAGTTTATTACCCTCCTGGACATGAGATGATGTTAACAAAACGTGAAGAAATGGCTGCCGGATCAGCGGCTGGG GGACGATGGGCTAAAGGCTCTGGAAGGTATGAGTACGAGTCCGGTTATAAAtccaaaactaaaactaaacaagGCGGTGCAGTGGTTCCTATATGTTTGCCACTTTGTTGTGCTATGCCATGCTCTATAATGTAA
- the LOC105218859 gene encoding beta-1,4-N-acetylgalactosaminyltransferase bre-4: MALFTKANGVRAMLCLVGIWVLFSAFLSYVDNKSTSYSTFSRLSIRHMHNYAKWITIANKSLSGNNSEEHDTLKSSNRQVLPFVSEATRPILLLDSQNISSEYNHSNNTILHPLHSIKQENAATLRVRCKEPQYDENEGPITPNTTLESLDIVEAELGPLLKPGGAFVPHDCIPKEHIAIVVPFRDRYAHLTVFLRNIHPFLMKQHIAYRIFIIEQTNGKAFNRAALMNIGFLEALKIFPWDCFIFHDVDLLPLDNRNLYTCPRQPRHMSVSIDTLNFKLPYRSIFGGVSAMTREHFQLVNGFSNSYFGWGGEDDDMSNRLKHANLFISRYPVNIARYMMLKHPKEKANPKRYENLVNGISKMEMDGINSIKYNIYSIKEFPTFTWYLAELKIFDQTS; the protein is encoded by the exons ATGGCACTCTTCACCAAAGCTAATGGTGTGAGAGCTATGCTGTGTCTGGTCGGGATATGGGTTTTGTTTAGCGCGTTCCTGAGCTATGTAGATAATAAATCTACAAGTTACTCTACGTTTAGTAGACTTAG CATTCGGCATATGCATAATTATGCCAAATGGATTACAATTGCCAATAAATCTTTAAGTGGCAATAACTCTGAAGAACATGATACTTTAAAATCAAGTAACCGACAAGTACTTCCTTTTGTTTCCGAAGCTACGAGGCCTATTTTATTATTGGACTCACAAAATATTTCCAGCGAATATAACCATTCGAATAATACAATACTCCACCCACTGCACTCAATTAAACAAGAAAACGCTGCTACATTGAGAGTAAGATGTAAAGAACCACAATATGATGAAA ATGAAGGGCCAATAACACCAAATACAACACTTGAATCATTAGACATTGTGGAAGCTGAACTAGGCCCACTATTAAAGCCAGGTGGAGCATTTGTGCCGCATGATTGTATTCCAAAAGAACACATTGCAATAGTTGTACCATTTCGGGATCGCTATGCCCATTTAACCGTGTTTCTGCGAAACATTCATCCATTTTTAATGAAGCAGCATATTGCCTACAGAATATTTATCATTGAACAAACCAATGGGAAAGCATTTAATCGGGCTGCGTTAATGAATATTGGTTTTTTAGAAgccttaaaaatatttccatggGATTGTTTTATCTTCCATGATGTTGACCTGTTACCTCTGGATAATCGAAACTTATATACATGTCCGCGGCAACCGCGCCACATGTCAGTCTCTATAGATACATTAAACTTCAA GTTGCCTTATCGTTCAATTTTTGGAGGAGTTTCCGCCATGACTCGTGAACACTTTCAGCTAGTGAATGGCTTTTCGAATTCGTACTTTGGTTGGGGTGGTGAAGACGACGATATGTCGAATAG attAAAGCATGCTAATTTATTCATATCAAGATATCCTGTTAATATAGCACGTTATATGATGCTGAAACATCCCAAAGAAAAGGCCAATCCAAAAAG ATATGAGAATCTCGTAAATGGAATCAGCAAGATGGAAATGGACGGCATAAAttccataaaatataatatctataGCATAAAAGAATTTCCAACTTTTACTTGGTATCTAGCAGAATTAAAAATCTTCGATCAAACAAGTTAA
- the LOC105217512 gene encoding dnaJ homolog subfamily C member 11: protein MSVDADTDNELEENYYTFLNLPRDATGEQINAAYRKLSRIYHPDKHVDVESKHKAEQLFNRTKRAYEVLSDPHKRAIYDCVGQKGLQTVGWELVHRTKTPAEIREEYERLAQAAEERKLQQRTNPRGNITVNVNATEIFTPYDETQLPRIEVSSMSISQSIEAPINRKDTLTLGGNLYSSNGNGNGNFILCGRRLVNKGWLEIDVGAGNGPLLGFKGGRTLSSVVTVNGGTSMNFRDGRVIPAVFSTLAVQLDKHTMGSLTLNVSTQSSMTTQIDSSTEKHAWTTSFVIGFPHIYLSAAYTRKMIENELKLKLAAKLGTFGFLAEYGAEKKISKYSSVFAAVSLGIPSGVMLKFKIVRSNQSYIFPIHLSEEIVPAAVFYATVTPVLMWFFVKKSILDPMRLEQKNADIEKAKRSNEQRLARQRQEARSAIELMQHTYERIVSEESSRGGLIITSATYGQLEESSSNFQSNASVDVKIPLQCLVKDGTLMLYQSSKSELPGFYDPCIGEDKILKIEYMFRNQNNVAIIKDMDSARLPLNSNN from the exons ATGTCAGTTGACGCAGACACTGACAATGAGCTGGAAGAGAACTACTACACGTTTCTAAATCTACCGCGAGAC gcGACGGGTGAGCAAATAAATGCCGCGTATAGAAAATTGAGCCGAATTTATCATCCCGATAAGCATGTAGACGTGGAGAGTAAACATAAAGCAGAACAGTTGTTTAATAGGACAAAACGGGCGTATGAAGTATTGTCAGACCCTCACAAACGAGCTATATATGACTGTGTTGGCCAAAAAGGCTTGCAAACGGTTGGATGGGAATTAGTACATCGCACTAAAACTCCTGCGGAGATACGAGAGGAGTACGAACGATTAGCACAAGCGGCTGAGGAACGAAAGCTGCAACAACGCACTAATCCTCGTGGTAATATTACAGTTAATGTTAATGCCACCGAGATATTTACTCCGTACGATGAGACGCAGCTTCCACGAATTGAAGTTTCTTCGATGAGTATTTCACAATCTATTGAAGCGCCTATCAATCGTAAAGACACCCTTACACTAGGCGGAAACCTATATTCGTCGAATGGTAATGGAAACGGAAACTTCATTCTATGTGGTCGAAGATTAGTTAATAAGGGCTGGTTGGAAATAGACGTTGGTGCTGGTAATGGCCCTCTTTTAGGTTTTAAAG GTGGACGTACCCTCTCATCGGTAGTAACAGTGAACGGGGGAACGTCAATGAACTTTCGTGACGGTCGTGTCATTCCTGCTGTATTTTCAACTCTAGCAGTACAGTTAGACAAACATACAATGGGTTCCTTAACTCTCAACGTAAGCACTCAATCTTCCATGACTACGCAAATTGATAGTAGCACTGAAAAACACGCTTGGACAACATCTTTTGTAATCGGCTTTCCTCATATATACTTGAGTGCCGCATACACGCGAAAGATGATAGAAAACgaacttaaacttaaattgGCCGCAAA GTTGGGTACATTTGGTTTCCTGGCAGAATATGGGGctgagaaaaaaatatcgaaatatagTTCTGTGTTTGCTGCTGTGTCGCTGGGTATTCCATCTGGAGTAATGCTGAAATTTAA AATAGTGCGCTCCAATCAGTCCTATATATTTCCAATACACTTGAGCGAAGAGATTGTTCCTGCCGCTGTATTTTATGCAACGGTAACCCCAGTATTGATGTGGTTCTTTGTAAAAAAGTCTATACTGGACCCAATGCGCTTGGAGCAAAAAAATGCCGATATCGAGAAGGCGAAACGAAGTAACGAACAGCGATTGGCGAGGCAGCGGCAGGAGGCTCGTTCCGCTATCGAATTAATGCAGCATACCTATGAGCGCATAGTTTCGGAAGAAAGTAGCAGAGGTGGACTTATAATAACAAGTGCTACTTATGGGCAACTGGAAGAGAGTAGTAGCAACTTTCAGAGCAACGCATCGGTTGATGTAAAAATACCACTTCAGTGCCTTGTAAAGGATGGTACATTAATGTTATATCAATCGTCGAAG AGTGAATTGCCCGGGTTTTATGATCCATGCATTGGTGaagacaaaattttaaaaattgagtaCATGTTCAGAAATCAAAATAACGTTGCTATAATTAAGGATATGGATTCTGCAAGACTTCCCCTGAACAGCAATAACTGA